A region of Zootoca vivipara chromosome 15, rZooViv1.1, whole genome shotgun sequence DNA encodes the following proteins:
- the LOC118096705 gene encoding claudin-4-like isoform X2 — protein MAVLALQVGGLVLSVLGFLGTILACAMPMWKVTAFIGSNIIVAQVFWEGLWMNCVYESTGQMQCKVYDSLLDLPADLQAARALVVVSIAISALALLVAITGAECTRCVEDPEAKGRVSAVAGGGFILAGLALLIPISWSASTIVSNFYNPLVPEALKRELGISLYVGWAASALLVFGGAMLCCHCPQKGSTKPYPGCELWQSCLEGKNPIWPGRLPSWGFSAHKEAVEAKRSCDSINGGQEVGIYLEP, from the exons ATGGCGGTCCTGGCCTTGCAGGTGGGAGGCCTGGTGCTGTCAGTCCTGGGCTTCCTGGGTACCATCTTGGCCTGTGCCATGCCCATGTGGAAAGTGACGGCCTTCATTGGCTCCAACATCATTGTAGCCCAGGTCTTCTGGGAAGGGCTGTGGATGAACTGCGTCTACGAGAGCACCGGCCAGATGCAGTGCAAGGTATACGACTCCCTGCTGGACCTCCCCGCTGACCTTCAGGCGGCCCGCGCCCTGGTGGTAGTCTCCATCGCCATctccgccctggccctgctcgtGGCCATCACCGGAGCCGAGTGCACCCGCTGCGTGGAGGACCCAGAGGCCAAGGGGAGAGTCTCGGCAGTGGCCGGTGGGGGGTTCATCCTGGCCGGACTGGCTCTGCTCATCCCCATCTCCTGGTCCGCCAGCACCATCGTCAGCAATTTCTACAACCCCCTGGTGCCCGAGGCCTTGAAGCGAGAGCTGGGCATCTCGCTCTATGTGGGCTGGGCAGCCAGTGCCCTCCTGGTCTTCGGAGGGGCCATGCTGTGCTGCCACTGCCCACAGAAGGGGAGCACCAAACCTTACCCG GGCTGTGAGCTGTGGCAATCTTGCCTTGAAGGCAAGAATCCCATTTGGCCGGGGAGACTCCCAAGCTGGGGCTTTTCTGCCCACAAGGAAGCTGTTGAAGCCAAGAGGTCCTGCGACTCCATTAATGGTGGGCAGGAAGTCGGTATTTATCTGGAGCCTTGA
- the LOC118096705 gene encoding claudin-4-like isoform X1 produces MAVLALQVGGLVLSVLGFLGTILACAMPMWKVTAFIGSNIIVAQVFWEGLWMNCVYESTGQMQCKVYDSLLDLPADLQAARALVVVSIAISALALLVAITGAECTRCVEDPEAKGRVSAVAGGGFILAGLALLIPISWSASTIVSNFYNPLVPEALKRELGISLYVGWAASALLVFGGAMLCCHCPQKGSTKPYPRDQTQEKLIDVEENVREMSEDMESWNYRITEIELEGASSSPTPLLSRSHSEIYLEARVNFMLFIRLVATEDTAQ; encoded by the exons ATGGCGGTCCTGGCCTTGCAGGTGGGAGGCCTGGTGCTGTCAGTCCTGGGCTTCCTGGGTACCATCTTGGCCTGTGCCATGCCCATGTGGAAAGTGACGGCCTTCATTGGCTCCAACATCATTGTAGCCCAGGTCTTCTGGGAAGGGCTGTGGATGAACTGCGTCTACGAGAGCACCGGCCAGATGCAGTGCAAGGTATACGACTCCCTGCTGGACCTCCCCGCTGACCTTCAGGCGGCCCGCGCCCTGGTGGTAGTCTCCATCGCCATctccgccctggccctgctcgtGGCCATCACCGGAGCCGAGTGCACCCGCTGCGTGGAGGACCCAGAGGCCAAGGGGAGAGTCTCGGCAGTGGCCGGTGGGGGGTTCATCCTGGCCGGACTGGCTCTGCTCATCCCCATCTCCTGGTCCGCCAGCACCATCGTCAGCAATTTCTACAACCCCCTGGTGCCCGAGGCCTTGAAGCGAGAGCTGGGCATCTCGCTCTATGTGGGCTGGGCAGCCAGTGCCCTCCTGGTCTTCGGAGGGGCCATGCTGTGCTGCCACTGCCCACAGAAGGGGAGCACCAAACCTTACCCG CGAGATCAAACGCAGGAGAAGCTAATTGATGTGGAAGAGAATgtcagagaaatgtcggaggatATGGAATCATGGAATTACAGAATCACCgaaatagagttggaaggggcctcctccagtccaacccccctgctaTCCAGGAGCCacagtgaaatatacttggaggcgagagtgaatttcatgctctttattcggctgGTAGCAACAGAGGACACAGCTCAATAA